The following proteins are co-located in the Silene latifolia isolate original U9 population chromosome 1, ASM4854445v1, whole genome shotgun sequence genome:
- the LOC141608319 gene encoding uncharacterized protein LOC141608319 — translation MSSSMSLRDHSRPDPNLFASPIDIGEDVELDLHPDWVEIFQKDVFLGLPNENVLDHLERFNRKCILVKKNGVSEHVVKLMLFPLTLGDGAERWLYSHPPSTFSTWDDLAQAFLTKYFPPSKTAKLRNEIFTFQQGEFENLSEASERLNELLRACPHHGIPIWLITQTFFNNLHQSVKELINASAGGAFDSLGDDEARSLLEKVAKTDDNYGFGRVTRLIEPQVEVDSPSYVHNVQHYRVIPPPTIENDVHAFSYSCDTCGYLGHDSCACSLYASSPPMVMNVMNNEDNMHNVQPYHAPFHPMNSIHVSSSNYVSCGGFVDNFDLCPSYNPQAPINDCLISDVDNLHIFDHSCTPPYHYAPNFFPSQIPPPLNVNVMHELTPSYESCGDLGYDSNACLPYSYSPLVNMNVINDVNNDMHDVPSCHSSLLPMNVYDMQAFSFNCEPCGSFGDNIDVCLSSFPQTPMDDYMVTDVDDLHVFNTSYEPPHHFSRQLSCSLWKPTPHHVNSKLSSNGCEVEVMMFECDYGLIEANCLLEEKVVDQLYLNDHESLGREYVKRMILELERKNDVKDCEEFEIVDEPYDEEFIGLTYNNLDVDLDENLVLEEIGTPTLLCVDDFISEKTPWDEYATIDISYEEERVDLWDRWDYEVDFFEEPILEKFEACFCVDDEFFSSTDHLDLISLTPLLEYVVVEYDCDDLFKEGDLSLDD, via the coding sequence ATGTCTTCATCCATGTCTTTACGTGATCATAGTAGACCCGATCCGAACTTGTTTGCCTCTCCTATTGATATTGGAGAGGATGTGGAGCTTGACTTGCATCCGGATTGGGTTGAAATCTTTCAAAAAGATGTGTTTCTTGGTCTACCAAATGAGAATGTGTTGGACCATTTGGAGAGGTTTAATAGGAAATGCATTTTGGTGAAAaagaatggtgtgtccgaacatgTTGTAAAACTCATGCTCTTTCCTCTTACTCTTGGGGATGGAGCCGAGAGATGGTTATATTCTCACCCTCCTAGCACTTTTTCTACTTGGGATGACCTTGCCCAAGCCTTTCTTACAAAATATTTTCCACCTTCTAAAACCGCCAAACTAAGAAATGAGATCTTTACTTTTCAACAAGGCGAGTTTGAGAATTTAAGTGAGGCTTCGGAAAGGTTAAATGAACTTTTGAGAGCTTGCCCTCATCATGGGATCCCAATTTGGCTAATCACACAAACTTTCTTTAATAATTTGCATCAATCCGTTAAAGAATTGATAAATGCATCGGCCGGAGGTGCctttgatagtttgggtgatgatGAGGCAAGATCTTTGCTTGAGAAAGTGGCTAAGACCGATGATAATTATGGATTTGGGAGAGTGACACGATTGATTGAACCACAAGTTGAGGTTGATTCTCCCTCTTATGTTCACAATGTTCAACACTATCGTGTTATCCCTCCTCCCACAATTGAGAATGATGTGCATGCATTTTCTTATTCTTGTGATACATGTGGTTATTTAGGACATGATTCTTGTGCTTGTTCTTTATATGCATCCTCACCTCCTATGGTGATGaatgtgatgaataatgaagaTAATATGCACAATGTTCAACCATATCATGCTCCCTTTCACCCAATGAATTCTATTCATGTTTCTTCATCAAATTATGTGTCATGTGGTGGTTTTGTAGATAATTTTGACTTGTGCCCTTCTTATAATCCCCAAGCCCCCATAAATGATTGTTTGATAAGTGATGTTGATAACTTGCATATCTTTGATCACTCTTGTACACCACCTTATCACTATGCACCTAATTTTTTTCCAAGTCAAATTCCACCTCCCTTGAATGTGAATGTTATGCATGAGTTAACACCTTCTTATGAATCTTGTGGTGATTTGGGATATGACTCAAATGCTTGTCTTCCTTATTCATACTCACCCCTTGTGAACATGAATGTGATAAATGATGTTAATAATGATATGCATGATGTTCCCTCTTGTCATTCTTCCCTTCTTCCGATGAATGTGTATGACATGCAAGCCTTTTCATTTAATTGCGAACCATGTGGTAGTTTTGGAGATAACATTGATGTGTGTCTCTCTTCTTTTCCCCAAACCCCCATGGATGATTATATGGTGACTGATGTTGATGATTTGCATGTCTTTAACACTTCTTATGAACCACCTCACCATTTTTCAAGACAACTTTCATGCTCCTTATGGAAACCTACACCACACCATGTGAATTCCAAATTATCTAGTAATGGGTGTGAGGTAGAGGTTATGATGTTTGAATGTGATTATGGATTGATTGAGGCAAATTGTTTACTTGAAGAGAAAGTTGTGGATCAATTGTATTTGAATGATCATGAGTCATTGGGAAGAGAGTATGTCAAGAGAATGATTCTTGAGTTAGAAAGGAAAAATGATGTCAAAGATTGTGAGGAATTTGAGATTGTTGATGAGCCTTATGATGAAGAGTTTATAGGCTTGACTTACAACAATCTTGATGTGGATTTAGATGAGAACCTTGTGCTTGAGGAGATTGGAACACCCACCCTTCTTTGTGTTGATGATTTTATCAGCGAGAAAACTCCTTGGGATGAGTATGCAACTATTGATATTTCCTATGAGGAGGAGAGAGTGGATCTTTGGGATAGATGGGATTATGAGGTTGACTTCTTTGAAGAACCCATTTTGGAGAAATTTGAGGCTTGCTTTTGTGTTGATGACGAGTTCTTTTCATCTACCGATCATTTAGACCTCATTTCTCTTACCCCTTTACTTGAATATGTGGTTGTTGAGTatgattgtgacgatcttttcAAAGAGGGTGATTTGTctcttgatgattga